The Streptomyces tubercidicus DNA segment GTCGGTGGACCGGCCGACGGTGTTCTTCACCTCCGGGTACAACGTGAGCACCACACCGTCCCGCAGTGAACCCACCAAGATCATCGACGGCAACCAAGTCTCGATGGAGTACCGGTACTTCACCCCGTCGCGGCCCACGCCCACCGACTGGAAGAAGCTGGACATCCGGCAGGCCGCCAATGACCAGCACCGCATCTTCCAGGCGCTGCACCGCATCTACGGCAAGAACTGGATCGACACCGGCGGCAGCAAGGGCGGCATGACCGCCACGTACTACCGCCGCTTCTTCCCGCACGACATGAACGGCACCGTCGCCTATGTCGCGCCCAACGACGTACGCAACGACGAGGACTCGGCGTACGACAGGTTCTTCCGGACCGTCGGGACCGCGAAGTGCCGCACCGCCCTCACCGCCATCGAGCGGGAGGCCCTGGTGCGCCGCGGGGAGATGGTCAAGCGCTTCCAGGACTGGGCCGACAAGGAGAAGCAGACCTTCACCAAGGTCGGTAACGCCGACCGGGCCTATGAAGTCATGGTCACGGACCTGGTGTTCGGGTTCTGGCAGTACCAGCCGGCCGAGACCGCCTGCGCCGAGGTGCCCGCGCCGACCGTCTCCACCGACGAGCTGTGGAAGTGGATGGACAAGGTCGGCGGCTTCGACAGCTACACCGACCAGGGCATGGAGCCGTACACGCCGTACTACTACCAGGCGGGCACCCAGCTCGGCGAGCCCGGCTACGGCTACCCGCAGCTGGCCGGTCTGCTGAAGTACCCCGGCATCAACAACTCCCGGTCGTTCGTGCCGAAGGACATCCCGATGCGCTTCGACCGGCGCGCGATGCCCGACGTCGACCGCTGGGTGCGCCACCACGCGCAGCGCATGATGTTCGTCAACGGCGAGTACGACCCGTGGAGTTCGGAGCACTTCCGGGTCGGCAAGGGCGCCCGGGACTCCTATGTCTTCACCGTGCCCGGCGGCAACCACGGCTCGAACATCGCGAAGCTGAAGGAGGCCGACCGCACCAAGGCCACCGCCGAGCTTCTCGACTGGGCCGGTGTCCCGGCCCCGGCCGGCAAGCCCACCCCGCTGGCCCCGGACAACAAGAAGCTGGACAAGCAGGAGCTCCGGCGGATGCCGCTGCTGCGGCCCTGAGCCCGTCCGCGACCGCCGGGCCGCAGCGCCCGGCGGCCGCGGTGAGGTGACAGCCCGGACAGACCGGAACGGCGCGCTCCCCGGGGACAGGGGGAGCGCGCCGTGTCCGTGTGCGTGTCCGCGTCCGTCCGCGCGTCCGCGCGTCCGTGTCCGCGTCCGTGCACGCCTCCCTCCCCGCGTCCGTCTGCGCGTCCGTGCCCGGCTCAGTACGTCAGCCCGTGGCCGATCTGGTAGAGCGCGTGGGTCGGGGCGTCGGCGCGCATTATCGGGACGGGCAGCCGGCCCGCCGGATCCCGCTGGCCGGCGATCACCCGGGCCGCCGCCCGCAGCTCCACATCGGTCCAGGAGTAGCTGGCCAGCGCCGCCCGCACGCCGCCCAACTGGGCGATGTCATAAGGGTTGCGCACCGCCAGCTGGACCACCGGCTTGCCCGTGGCGAGGAGCGCGTCGACCAGCTTCCGCTGGGCCGAGCCCGCCGTCACGTTGTAGGTGGCCACCACCACCGCGTCCCGCTCGCCGAGCGCCGCCACCGCCTCGTCGATCCGCTGCTGGGTCGGCGTCATCCCCGTGGAGAGGGCGGTGGCCGTGAAGCCCAGCTCGGTCAGGGCCCGCGCCAGCACCGTGGTGGGCGGACCGCCGGTCCCGGATGGCGCGGCCGCGTCGACGCCCGCCACCAGCACCCGGCGCTCCCGGCGCCGGGACAGCGGAAGGATGCCGGTGTCGTTGCGCAGCAGCGTGGTGGTGCGGTCCGCGATCCGGTCGGCGGTGGCGAGGTGCGCGCGGGTGCCGACGGCCCGGTCCACGGCCCGGTGGGTGGTGTACGGGTCCCTGAAGAGCCCGCGCCGTTCCTTGAGCAGCAGAATGCGCAGCAGCTTCGCGTCGAGATCCCGCTCGGTCAGCTCGCCCTCCTTGAGCGCCTTGAGGACGGCACCGTGCGCGAGGGCCAGGTCCGGAGGGTTCAGCAGCTGGTCGACACCGGCCTTGAGGGCGAGCACCGGCACCCGGGCGTCGCCGTACTTCACCCGTACGCCCTCCATCCCGAGGGAGTCGGTCACCACCACACCGTCGTAGCCGAGCCGTTCGCGCAGGATGCCGGTGAGGATGGGGCGGGAGAGGGTCGCCGGGTCCTCGCTGGGGTCGAAGGCGGGCACGACGATATGCGCCGTCATGATCGAATCGATACCGGCGGCGATCGCGGCCCGGAACGGCGGCGCGTCCAGCCGCTCCCACTCCTCGGCGCTGTGGTGGATGTACGGCAGCCCGACATGGCTGTCCGTGTCGGTGTCGCCGTGCCCGGGGAAGTGCTTGGCGCAGGCGGCGATCCCGGCGCCCTGATAGCCCTTCACCTCGGCGGTGACCATACGGGCCACGGCCTGCGGGTCCGCGCCGAAGGAGCGCACGCCGATGACCGGGTTGGCGGGGTTGACATTGACATCGGCGTCCGGCGCGTAGTCCTGCCGGATGCCCATGGCGAACAGCTCCTCGCCGGCGATCCGCGCCGCCGTACGGGCATCCTCGCGGGAGCCGCCCGCGCCGAGCGCCATCGCCCCGGGGAAGAGCGTCGCGGGGGCACCGACGCGGGCCACTATGCCGTGTTCCTGGTCGGTGGAGATCAGCACCGGGACGGGGAGGCGCTGCGCGGCGGCGGCCTTCTGGATGCCGTTGGAGAGGTCGGCGATCTGGTGCGGTTCACGGGTGTTGTGCGCCCAGCCGAAGTAGATGATGCCGCCGACGTGGTACTTGGCGATCAGCTCGGCGGCGTTGGCGACGCCGATCTCCTTCTGGTTCGCGGCGGCATCGGCCGGGTCGGGGTCGGTGGCGGAGTGTCCGAAGACCCGCATGACGAACAGCTGGCCGACCTTTTCCTCCGGCGTCATACGGGAGATGAGGCGGCGCAGCCGGGCCCGGGCGGCGGCGGACGGGGCGGGGGCGGCGGGCCGGTGTCCGATGGCGGGTGCCGTACCCTGCGCGGGCCCGGCCCCCGCACCCGCGGCAGCGGCGGCCGCAGCGGCCGCGGTGGTCAGGACGGTACGTCTGGAGTGCATCTGCGCTCCTTCCGGAGGGCTTCCTCGGCTCATTGAAGGAAACTTCCAAGGAGACACGGATAGCCGGAAAACTATTGTCGGTCAATGACGTGAACCGTGGTGGCGCCCAGGTATTGCGGGGTGGGCGGGGGTGTGTGATGGGGGCGCGCGCCCCGCCCGGCTCAGCCGCCATCGCCTCCCTTGAGGAGCCGCTGGAGATACGCGCGGCCCGCGGGGAGGAGGGCGGGGAGGTCGGCCGCCTCGGGGTGCCAGCGTTTCTCGTACTCCCAGCAGAGCCAGCCGCCGGTGCCCTGGTCATAGGTGCCTTCGGGGGCCGGCACGGGGCCGTGGGCGTCCGCGGGCTGCTGGTTCAGGGTCTTCAGGGCGGCCGCCAGCGGGACGGCGCCTGCGCCGAGCGGGACAGGGGTGCGGTCCTCGGCCGAGGCGACGTCCTTGACCTGTACGTAGCCCAGGTGCGGGGCGAGCGCGGCATGGGTGTCGGCCGGCTCCTCACCGCCGAGCCAGCTGTGCAGCACATCCCAGAGCGCCCCGATCTGACGATGGCCCACGGGGCCCAGCACGCGGGCGGCGGCCGCGCCCGTACGGTGCGAGTCATGGGTCTCCAGCAGCACCCGGACGCCCCGTTCGGCCGCGAGCGGCGCCACCGCGGCGAGCCGCCGGGCGGCATCCGCGTCCGCCTCGGCCGCCGGACGCTCCCCGCCGCCGGGGAAGACCCGCACATACGGGGCACCCAGATCGGCGGCGAGCCACACCAGCTCGCTCAGCTCCTGCGCCAGCTCCTCCTCGCCCGCCGCCTCCCGGGCCGCCGCGACCTGCGCGTACCCGGCGACGGCCAGGATCTCGACCCCGGCGGCCGCGAACTGCTCGCGCACCGCGGCCCGTTCCCGTGTCCCGATCAGCGGATGCACCGGTTCCTCCGGATGGGCCCGCAGCTCCACGCCCTGATACCCGGTATCGGTGGCCAGCCGCAGTACGTCGGCCACCGGCATGCCGGGCACCCCGAGGGTGGAGAAAGCGAAGCGCATCGCGGGGGCGGTGCCGTGTGCGTTGCCCGTGCTGACCATGCCTGGGTTCCTCCTCGTCAGGTCACGCCGTCGTCGTCCGTCCTTTCATCCCTGCCCGCGATATCCGCCGCATCACAGGGCCAGCCGCCAGTCCTGGCCGACCAGGTCCTGCCCGAAGCTGTGATGCGCAGCCTCGCTGACCAGCTCGAACCCGGCTCGCTGATAGATGCTGCGGGCCGCGCCGAGGACGGAGTTGGTCCACAGCACCATCTCCCCGTACCCGGCCCCGCGGGCGAACTCCACACAGGCATCGACCAGTTGACGGCCTATCCCGTGCCCCCGGGCGTCCGGCTCCACCAGCAGCAGCCGCAGCCGGGCGACCCCGGGCCTGCCGTCCCGGACGCACATCACGGCGCCCGCCCGGCGCCCGTCCAGCTCCGCTATCCAGGTGCGGTCCCACCGCGGGTCGAAGCCCTCGGCGTACTCCGCGATGATCCGGGCCACCAGCGCCTCATAGCTCAGATCGAAGCCGTACTCGGCGGCGTAGAGCGCGGCGTTGCGCTCCACCATCCAGCCCAGGTCCCCGGGGCCGGTCGTGCGCAGCGTCACCTGGGGCGCCCGGTCCCCGGACGGCTGCTCCGCGCCCTCGCCGAGCAGTGCGCGGATGGTCCGCATGGCGTCCGTCAGCCGGGCCCGGTCCCCGGCCGGGAGCTGCTCCAGCAGTGATCCGGCGGCGTCCTGTGAGCGCTCCTCCAGCAGGCCGGCCGCCTCCCGGCCGCCGTCGGTCAGCGTGATGCGCTGCCGCCGGGGATCCTGCTCGGACTTGCCGCGGGTGATCAGCTCGCGGTCCTCGAACTTGCCGAGCAGCCTGCTCAGATAGCCCGCGTCCAGCGACAGCGAAGCCCGCAGATCCGCGGCGTCGACCCGCTCGTGGTGCGCGACCTCGTAGAGCACCCGGGCCTCGGTGAGGGTGAACGGGGTGTAGAGATGCCGCCCGTAGTCGAGGGCGCCGATCAGGTTCGTATAGAAGCGGTTGAATCTGCGCAGCTCACGGACGTCGGGCGCGGCCTCGCGCGCCGCGCCGGACATGGTGTCCGACGCCGCGCCGGACGTCGTGTCGGATGCCGTGCCAGTTGTCATCGTCGACCCCTCACCCTTGACTGAGTCAAGGATAGCGTTCGAGGCCGGTCCGCGCACCGGCCTTTCCGCGCCCTGTTGATGACCTCCCGCGCGGGCTAGCGTCGTCGCCGGAAAACGTGCTCACCGCAAGCGAACCCGCACCTGCCGCAAGAGATTCCTCATCTGCCGCGAGCGAGAGAGGCTGCCGGGCCGTGACAGACACGACCGTACGTATCGCCATGAACGGTGTGACCGGGCGCATGGGACACCGCCAGCATCTGGTCCGCTCCGTCCTCGCCCTGCGCGACCAGGGCGGACTGGAACTCGCCGACGGGACACGGATCCGGCCCGAGCCCGTGCTCGTCGGCCGCTCCGCCCGCAAGCTGCGGACCCTGGCCGAACGCCACGGTGTGGAGCACTGGAGCTGCGACCTCGACGCGGTACTGGGCGACGACACCATCGGCATTTACTTCGACGCCCAGATCACTGCTGCCCGCGAGGAGGCGGTACGGAAGGCGATCGCCGCCGGAAAGCATCTGTACGTCGAGAAGCCCACCGCGGGCACGCTCGCCGGTGCCCTGAAGCTGGCCCGGCTGGCCCAGGAGGCGGGCGTCAAGAACGGTGTCGTCCAGGACAAGCTCTTCCTGCCCGGCCTCCGCAAGCTCCGCCGCCTCGTCGACAGCGGTTTCTTCGGCCGCATCCTCTCCGTACGGGGCGAGTTCGGCTACTGGGTCTTCGAAGGGGACAGCCAGCCGGCGCAGCGGCCCTCCTGGAACTACCGCGCGGAGGACGGCGGCGGTATCGCGGCCGATATGTTCCCGCACTGGGAGTACGTCCTGCACGAACTCTTCGGGCCGGTCCGCAGCGTCCATGCCCACCTCACCACCCATCTCCCGCGCCGCTGGGACGAATCGGGTGCCCCGTACGACGCCACCGCCGACGACGCCGCCTACGGGATCTTCGAACTGGCCGGCGGCATCGTCGCCCAGATCAACTCTTCCTGGGCGGTCCGGGTGCACCGCGACGAACTCGTGGAGTTCCAGGTGGACGGCACCGAAGGATCGGCCGTCGCCGGGCTGCGCCACTGCCGCTTCCAGCACCGCGCCGGCACCCCCAGGCCCGTATGGAACCCCGATGTCCCGGCGTCCGAGCCGTTCCGGGCGCAGTGGCAGGAGGTCCCCGACAACGCCGACTTCGACAACGGGTTCAAGGTGCAGTGGGAGCTGTTCCTCCGGCATGTCGTACGCGACGAGCCCTGGCGCTGGGACCTGGCGGCGGGCGCCCGCGGCGTCCAGCTCGCCGAACTGGGGCGCCGGTCCTCGGCGGAGGGCCGCCGCCTGGACGTACCGGAGCTGAACCGGTGAACGCCCCGGCGCCCCCGCCCTCGTCCGCGCCCCCGCCGTCCTCGGCGCCGGACCCGGTTTCCCGGCCCGCCCCCGCCCCGCCCCCCTTGCGCTCTCGCACGGTCTTCGCCGCCGCCCATGTGGTCGCCGATCCGCGCGCCGACACCGGCCCGGACGGCCCGGCCGCCGTCGACTGGGACGCCACCCTCGCCTTCCGGCACCATCTGTGGTCGCACGGCCTGGGCGTGGCCGAGGCGATGGACACCGCGCAGCGCGGTGCGGGCCTGGACTGGGGCGCCGCCACCGAGCTGATCCGGCGCTCCGCCGCCGAGGCGCGGACGGTCGGCGGGCTGCTCGCCTGCGGCGCCGGAACTGACCAACTCTCCGCCCACAACGCCTCCTTGGCCGACATCCGGGACGCATACGAAGAACAGCTCGACACCGTCGAGGCGGCCGGTGCCCGGCCCGTCCTGATGGCGTCCCGTCAGCTCGCCGCGGCCGCCACCGGCCCGGAGGACTACCGGGAGGTCTACGGCCACCTGCTGCGCCAGACCACCCGCCCCGCGATCCTGCACTGGCTCGGCCCGATGTTCGACCCGGCGCTGGCGGGCTACTGGGGCAGCGCGGACCCCGACGCCGCCACCGAGACGCTGCTCGCGCTCGTCGCCGACCACCCCGGCAAGGTGGACGGCGTCAAGATCTCCCTGCTGGACCCCGCCCGGGAGGTACGGCTGCGCCGTAGGCTGCCGCCCGCCGTGCGCTGCTACACAGGCGACGACTTCCACTACCCGGAGCTGATCGCGGGCGACGGCCACGGCTTCAGCGACGCCCTGCTGGGCGTCTTCGACCCGCTCGCCCCGCTGGCCGCCGCGGCCGTACGCCGCCTCGACACCGGGGACACCGCCGGATTCCGGGCGGCCCTGGACCCCACCGTCGCGCTCGCCCGGCACCTGTTCGCGGCACCCACCCGCCACTACAAGACCGGGGTGGTGCTGCTGGCCTGGCTGGCGGGCCACCAGCCGCACTTCACCATGGTCGGCGGTCTGCAGTCGGCCCGTTCGCTGCCGCATCTGCGCCGCGCCCACGAACTGGCCGACGCGCTCGGCCTGTTCCCGGACCCGGACCTCGCCGCCCACCGGATGCGCAGCCTGCTCACGGTGTACGGAGCGGAGGACACATGAGCCTCGGCACCCCCTCGCTCCTCGACCGTCTCAGCCTCAACCAGCAGACCATCCGCCAGTGGTCGCTGCCCGAACTGGCCGACGGCTGCGCACGGGCCGGCGTACGGGGCGTGGGCCTGTGGCGCGCACCCGTGCGGCAGTACGGGGTGCCCGCGGCCACCCGGCTGATACGGGACGCCGGGCTGCGGGTCACCAGCCTGTGCCGGGGCGGGTTCTTCACCGCCCTGGACCCGGGCGAGCGGGCCGCGGCCCTGGACGACAACCGGGCAGCCCTCGACGAGGCCGCCGCCCTCGGGACGGACACCCTGGTCCTGGTCTCCGGCGGACTGCCGCCCGGCAGCCGGGATCTGGCCGGTGCCCGGGAGCGCATCGCGGACGCGCTGGGCGAGTTGGCGCCGTACGCCGCGGAGCGGGGCGTACGGCTGGCGCTCGAACCGCTGCACCCCATGTACGCGGCGGACCGCTGCGTGGTCTCCACGCTCGCGCAGGCCCTGGACCTCGCCGAGCGGTTCCCCGCCGACCGGGTGGGGGTGGTCGTGGACACCTACCACCTGTGGTGGGACGACACGGCCGGCACCCAGATCGGACGTGCGGGCGGCAGCGGTGGCGCGGGCAGCACCGAAGGAGCGTCCGGCACGGATGGAGCGTCCGGCACCGACGGAGCGGCCGCTTCCCGGATCGCCGCCTTCCAGCTCGCCGACTGGGTCACCCCGTTGCCCGAAGGCGTCCTGCTGGGGCGCGGCCAGCTCGGGGACGGCTCGGTGGATCTGCGGTGGTTCCGGGAGCGGGTCGAGACGGCCGGCTACCGGGGGCCGGTCGAGGTGGAGATCTTCAACCCGGCGCTGTGGGCACGGGACGGCGCCGAGGTCCTGGCCGAGGTCGTACAGCGCTTCCGGACGCACGTCGGATGAGCGGCGGAACGGCACTTCGTCCGCCCGTGAAATAACCCCCCGGAGGTGTGCAACCGTTGACCGCCCACAACGGTCATAGCTGACGCTGGTCCCGAAATGGGGAGGGGTCCGGGGGGATCCGGGACCGGCATGGAGGGGGAATCGAGGGGCCCGACCATCGGACGGGCCCCTCGATAGGAACGACGCCCCGGCCGGGCTCGGCGTCCGGCGTCCCGGCCCGGCGCCCTGGCGCGATCCACAGCCCCGAGCGCGCTGTCAGACCTCGGCGGTACCGTCGACGCATGGTCAACACAGCCGTCGTCGAAGGGGTCCTGGAGCGGATCACCTACGCCAACGAGGAGAACGGCTATACGGTCGCGCGGGTCGACACGGGCCGCGGCTCCGGCGATCTGCTGACCGTCGTCGGCGCGCTGCTCGGCGCGCAGCCGGGGGAGTCGCTGCGCATGGAGGGCCGCTGGGGCTCCCACCCGCAGTACGGCAAGCAGTTCACTGTTGAGAACTACACCACCGTCCTGCCCGCGACGATCCAGGGCATCCGCCGCTATCTGGGCTCGGGCCTCATCAAGGGCATCGGCCCGCGGATCGCGGACCGTATCGTCGAGCACTTCGGCACGGACACCCTCGACATCATCGAGGGCGAGCCCGGCCGCCTCGTCGAGGTACCGGGCCTGGGCCCCAAGCGGACGAAGCTGATCGGCGCCGCCTGGGAGGAGCAGAAGGCCATCAAGGAGGTCATGGTCTTCCTCCAGGGCGTCGGGGTGTCCACGTCCATCGCGGTGCGGATCTACAAGAAGTACGGCGACGCCGCCATCTCCGTCACCCGCAACGAGCCCTACCGCCTGGCCGCCGACGTCTGGGGCATCGGCTTCCTGACCGCCGACCGCATCGCCCAGTCCGTGGGCATTCCGCACGACAGCCCGGACCGGGTCAAGGCGGGCCTCCAGTACGCCCTGTCGCAGTCCACCGACCAGGGCCACTGCTTCCTCCCCGAGGAGCAACTGATCACCGACGCGGTGAAGTTGCTCCAGGTGGACACCGGCCTGGTCATCGACTGCCTGGCCGAGCTGGCCGCCGACCCGGAGGGCGTGGTCCGCGAGAAGGTGCCGGGCGGTGCGGACGGTGCGCCGCCGGTCACCGCCGTCTATCTGGTGCCGTTCCACCGTGCCGAGATCTCTCTGGCCGGCCGGCTGACCCGGTTGCTGCGTACGGACGAGGATCGGATGCCGGCGTTCCGGGACGTCGACTGGGGCAGGGCGCTGGCCTGGCTGGCGCGGCGTACGGGCGCCGAGCTGGCCCCCGAGCAGCAGCAGGCGGTGCGGCTGGCGCTGACGGAGAAGGTCGCGGTGCTCACCGGCGGTCCGGGCTGCGGCAAGTCCTTCACGGTCCGCTCGGTGGTCGAGCTGGCGCGCGCCAAGAAGGCCACGGTGGTGCTGGCGGCGCCCACGGGCCGGGCGGCCAAGCGGCTCTCGGAGCTGACAGGGGCGGAGGCCTCCACGGTCCACCGCCTCCTGGAGCTCAAGCCGGGCGGGGACGCCGCCTATGACGCGGACCGGCCGCTGGACGCCGATCTGGTGGTC contains these protein-coding regions:
- a CDS encoding dihydrodipicolinate synthase family protein — encoded protein: MRSRTVFAAAHVVADPRADTGPDGPAAVDWDATLAFRHHLWSHGLGVAEAMDTAQRGAGLDWGAATELIRRSAAEARTVGGLLACGAGTDQLSAHNASLADIRDAYEEQLDTVEAAGARPVLMASRQLAAAATGPEDYREVYGHLLRQTTRPAILHWLGPMFDPALAGYWGSADPDAATETLLALVADHPGKVDGVKISLLDPAREVRLRRRLPPAVRCYTGDDFHYPELIAGDGHGFSDALLGVFDPLAPLAAAAVRRLDTGDTAGFRAALDPTVALARHLFAAPTRHYKTGVVLLAWLAGHQPHFTMVGGLQSARSLPHLRRAHELADALGLFPDPDLAAHRMRSLLTVYGAEDT
- a CDS encoding Gfo/Idh/MocA family protein codes for the protein MTDTTVRIAMNGVTGRMGHRQHLVRSVLALRDQGGLELADGTRIRPEPVLVGRSARKLRTLAERHGVEHWSCDLDAVLGDDTIGIYFDAQITAAREEAVRKAIAAGKHLYVEKPTAGTLAGALKLARLAQEAGVKNGVVQDKLFLPGLRKLRRLVDSGFFGRILSVRGEFGYWVFEGDSQPAQRPSWNYRAEDGGGIAADMFPHWEYVLHELFGPVRSVHAHLTTHLPRRWDESGAPYDATADDAAYGIFELAGGIVAQINSSWAVRVHRDELVEFQVDGTEGSAVAGLRHCRFQHRAGTPRPVWNPDVPASEPFRAQWQEVPDNADFDNGFKVQWELFLRHVVRDEPWRWDLAAGARGVQLAELGRRSSAEGRRLDVPELNR
- a CDS encoding ATP-dependent RecD-like DNA helicase, which produces MVNTAVVEGVLERITYANEENGYTVARVDTGRGSGDLLTVVGALLGAQPGESLRMEGRWGSHPQYGKQFTVENYTTVLPATIQGIRRYLGSGLIKGIGPRIADRIVEHFGTDTLDIIEGEPGRLVEVPGLGPKRTKLIGAAWEEQKAIKEVMVFLQGVGVSTSIAVRIYKKYGDAAISVTRNEPYRLAADVWGIGFLTADRIAQSVGIPHDSPDRVKAGLQYALSQSTDQGHCFLPEEQLITDAVKLLQVDTGLVIDCLAELAADPEGVVREKVPGGADGAPPVTAVYLVPFHRAEISLAGRLTRLLRTDEDRMPAFRDVDWGRALAWLARRTGAELAPEQQQAVRLALTEKVAVLTGGPGCGKSFTVRSVVELARAKKATVVLAAPTGRAAKRLSELTGAEASTVHRLLELKPGGDAAYDADRPLDADLVVVDEASMLDLLLANKLVKAVPPGAHLLLVGDVDQLPSVGAGEVLRDLLDGSGPVPAVRLTRIFRQAQQSGVVTNAHRINSGTPPLTSGMADFFLFAEEDAEAAARLTVDVVARRIPAKFGLDPRRDVQVLSPMHRGPAGAGALNGLLQQAVTPARPDLPERRFGGRVFRVGDKVTQIRNNYEKGCNGVFNGTVGVVTALDCDEQQLTVRTDEDEEVPYDFDELDELAHAYAVTIHRSQGSEYPAVVIPVTTSAWMMLQRNLLYTAVTRAKRLVVLVGSRKALGQAVRTVSAGRRCTALDHRLAGAM
- a CDS encoding bifunctional helix-turn-helix transcriptional regulator/GNAT family N-acetyltransferase: MSGAAREAAPDVRELRRFNRFYTNLIGALDYGRHLYTPFTLTEARVLYEVAHHERVDAADLRASLSLDAGYLSRLLGKFEDRELITRGKSEQDPRRQRITLTDGGREAAGLLEERSQDAAGSLLEQLPAGDRARLTDAMRTIRALLGEGAEQPSGDRAPQVTLRTTGPGDLGWMVERNAALYAAEYGFDLSYEALVARIIAEYAEGFDPRWDRTWIAELDGRRAGAVMCVRDGRPGVARLRLLLVEPDARGHGIGRQLVDACVEFARGAGYGEMVLWTNSVLGAARSIYQRAGFELVSEAAHHSFGQDLVGQDWRLAL
- a CDS encoding glycoside hydrolase family 3 protein — encoded protein: MHSRRTVLTTAAAAAAAAAGAGAGPAQGTAPAIGHRPAAPAPSAAARARLRRLISRMTPEEKVGQLFVMRVFGHSATDPDPADAAANQKEIGVANAAELIAKYHVGGIIYFGWAHNTREPHQIADLSNGIQKAAAAQRLPVPVLISTDQEHGIVARVGAPATLFPGAMALGAGGSREDARTAARIAGEELFAMGIRQDYAPDADVNVNPANPVIGVRSFGADPQAVARMVTAEVKGYQGAGIAACAKHFPGHGDTDTDSHVGLPYIHHSAEEWERLDAPPFRAAIAAGIDSIMTAHIVVPAFDPSEDPATLSRPILTGILRERLGYDGVVVTDSLGMEGVRVKYGDARVPVLALKAGVDQLLNPPDLALAHGAVLKALKEGELTERDLDAKLLRILLLKERRGLFRDPYTTHRAVDRAVGTRAHLATADRIADRTTTLLRNDTGILPLSRRRERRVLVAGVDAAAPSGTGGPPTTVLARALTELGFTATALSTGMTPTQQRIDEAVAALGERDAVVVATYNVTAGSAQRKLVDALLATGKPVVQLAVRNPYDIAQLGGVRAALASYSWTDVELRAAARVIAGQRDPAGRLPVPIMRADAPTHALYQIGHGLTY
- a CDS encoding S28 family serine protease, producing the protein MRKATRWLLSLAVLIGTAGAGSTPAGAATAAGPRTEDIKDRILAIPGMSLIEEKPVDGYRYFVLNYTQPVDHRHPSKGTFQQRLTLLHKSVDRPTVFFTSGYNVSTTPSRSEPTKIIDGNQVSMEYRYFTPSRPTPTDWKKLDIRQAANDQHRIFQALHRIYGKNWIDTGGSKGGMTATYYRRFFPHDMNGTVAYVAPNDVRNDEDSAYDRFFRTVGTAKCRTALTAIEREALVRRGEMVKRFQDWADKEKQTFTKVGNADRAYEVMVTDLVFGFWQYQPAETACAEVPAPTVSTDELWKWMDKVGGFDSYTDQGMEPYTPYYYQAGTQLGEPGYGYPQLAGLLKYPGINNSRSFVPKDIPMRFDRRAMPDVDRWVRHHAQRMMFVNGEYDPWSSEHFRVGKGARDSYVFTVPGGNHGSNIAKLKEADRTKATAELLDWAGVPAPAGKPTPLAPDNKKLDKQELRRMPLLRP
- a CDS encoding sugar phosphate isomerase/epimerase family protein, with the translated sequence MSLGTPSLLDRLSLNQQTIRQWSLPELADGCARAGVRGVGLWRAPVRQYGVPAATRLIRDAGLRVTSLCRGGFFTALDPGERAAALDDNRAALDEAAALGTDTLVLVSGGLPPGSRDLAGARERIADALGELAPYAAERGVRLALEPLHPMYAADRCVVSTLAQALDLAERFPADRVGVVVDTYHLWWDDTAGTQIGRAGGSGGAGSTEGASGTDGASGTDGAAASRIAAFQLADWVTPLPEGVLLGRGQLGDGSVDLRWFRERVETAGYRGPVEVEIFNPALWARDGAEVLAEVVQRFRTHVG
- a CDS encoding sugar phosphate isomerase/epimerase family protein, with amino-acid sequence MRFAFSTLGVPGMPVADVLRLATDTGYQGVELRAHPEEPVHPLIGTRERAAVREQFAAAGVEILAVAGYAQVAAAREAAGEEELAQELSELVWLAADLGAPYVRVFPGGGERPAAEADADAARRLAAVAPLAAERGVRVLLETHDSHRTGAAAARVLGPVGHRQIGALWDVLHSWLGGEEPADTHAALAPHLGYVQVKDVASAEDRTPVPLGAGAVPLAAALKTLNQQPADAHGPVPAPEGTYDQGTGGWLCWEYEKRWHPEAADLPALLPAGRAYLQRLLKGGDGG